Within the Arachis duranensis cultivar V14167 chromosome 10, aradu.V14167.gnm2.J7QH, whole genome shotgun sequence genome, the region CTCATAGCGGCAGACAGGGCAGGTATTATGGATGCGCAGCCATGGCAGAATGCAATCGCAATGGTAGAAATGCTTGCACGGCAACTCCCTCACTTCTCCATCTACCTCAAATTCATCTTTGCATATTGCACAGTTCGGATCACTAGCCAATTGTTCTCGCGCCAGCCTCACCACCGGCAACGCTGCGATGGCCGAAGACGAAGCCGGAGGCGGGCCCGGCCGGTTGTTATTATTCTCGACCAAATTTTGAATGAATTGATCAATCGGATCGCTGTTATTGTTGGCTTGCGGTTGCGGCTGCAGCGGTGGAGGCATAAGTCTCTGTGGACCGTTGTTATTTGGCCTCACGAATCTGAGAGTAATCCAAGCTCGTGGATCTTGTTGATTTTCTAGtgtttgttcttcttctccttcccatCGGTTATGATTGTGTTGAGGTGGATGGAGAATGAGAGCGAGGCCATTCAATAGCTGAGAAGCTGGTGAAGGTTccaaattgttgttgttggtgaaGAGAAACCTTGTTGGCCTTGTTATGTCAAGCTCGTAACGGAGTCTATTGAAGCAATAAGGGCAGAGAGAACCGTTTGGATAGGTAGCAGGTATTCTCACTGTTCGTTGGCAGTTAAGGCACCAGAAACAGTGGAAACTTCTTGTTCTTCGGACTCCATTCACGATCACTCGAGGACGCCCTGTTAAGGACATGTATGTATGCAAGCAAAATGGAGAATGGAGGAAGAACCAGAATCAATAATAAGGTGGACCtatttacatgtatatatagGTGAAGGAAAAGTTAGATTGGTGCCATAAGAAAGGGATTcctttgatgatgataatggttTTTGATTTCTTTCATCTATGTCTATGGGTTTTAGTTTTTTGTAGCTGCTGGCTTGCTTTACTTGAGAAGGACACAAACTGTGTGTCCTCTTCACAAGCAAGGCAAATGATTTATTGCTTTGCATGCATGTTTTACATTCCCAAATTATTGGTTCTTCTGATAACAACCTTGAATGGGAAGAAAAGACTCGGCTAATTAAACTACTAATAAGgattctttcattttattttattggccCAGCCTGATAAAAAACTATATACACAATATTTTTGGGGAATGAGGCGGCTGAGTCGACCCGGCGAGTGAACTCAGCTGGTTAGAGTATAATGAATTGACTTGGCCTTTGGGATTGGGTTGTTGGCTTGTTGGGTCTCAAGTGTCCAGAGTGGGCTATCTACACCCTCAGCACCCCAtcccctctctctcttcctctttcgCTTTCTCTCTCTACTAACTTTCTAGAGAGAGACGCCCTCTCCTCACTCATGAACATTTTCTAACCAAAATCCAATCACAATTTTCTGTCCATCCAAACGCACCACCAACAATGTCTCACGCGGTGTTTCACACGGCGCAAATCATGCCTATGAACTCACATGTCAACGCCAACACCTTGTCCTCTAAACCTTCCCTTCCGCCTCTTCCCTTTATCCACCACCGCCGTCGCCGCTTCCTGCCGATTAGGGCCTCGGCGTCCCCCGCCGAGGTGGACAGCGACTCCGTCTCTATGCTAGAGCGCTGCTTTGCGGCTCCCGCGGCTTCGAATTCTTCGTCTCCTTCTTCCTCGGCTTCGTTGGGTCCGGTTATGAAGGGGCAGTACGGTTCCCTTGGCGCCGTGACGCTTGAGAAATCCAAGCTTGACACGACGCAAAAGCAAACCAAGTCGAGCCCTGAGGTTTgtgctttttctttgtttctcttgCAACGGAAAATTAGGGTTGAATTCGAAACACTTCTTGTTCGGTTTTGGATAGTTGAAACGGAAAGTAGAAGGAAATCAATAAAAGAATGCTTAGCTATGCTGTTTCTCTATTTACAGTGCTATTTCAGCTACGTAGTTGTGTCTTCTACGTGCTTATAAGGAAGGAAACTAATATATGTACTTAAGCAGCTTCAGAATTCAACACACTGATGATAGAAGCGTCATTTCTgtgttttctttcttcccttttttccagttaactattttatttatagtgTCTTGTTATTAGCTTTAACGTCTTACTCATGAGTGGTGTCTGATAGTTATGTGGTGGATGTGGGCTGTGGTTTAACGAGTGAGTCTTTGTGCTGTTATTTGCAAGTTAGTATCTGcgaattcattttttatttttttattttccttcggCAGCTAGATGTTGGGGGAGGTAGTGGAGGTATTGGAAAGAAAATCAATCATGGTGGTGGTGACGGAGgcgatgatgatggtgatgatgatgattactTTGATGactttgatgatggtgatgaggGAGATGAAGGCGGATTGTTTAGGAGACGAATACTTCTTGAAGAGGTTAGAAATCTCATTTGTGCTATCTAAGAGTGTTTTCTGGCAATAACAAATCTTTTTAAGAGTCTGTCCTCATTTTAGAATATATGCAAAACCTGTAATGTCTTTCTCCTTGTTGCAGCTATTTGATCGTAAATTTGTGGATGCTGTGTTAAATGAATGGCAAAAGACGATTATGGATTTGCCTGCTGGGTTTCGGCAGGCTTATGAATTGGTATTATGCTTTTCAGGTTATGTTTAGACTATGAAGTATAGGTCTATATGCAGGAactgacaaaaattttaattttagggaTTGGTTAGCTCAGCTCAAATGGTAAAATTCCTTGCAATCAATGCCAGGCCAACCACTAGTAGGTTTATTTCACGAGCACTACCACAAGGAATATCAAGGGCTTTCATTGGCAGGTAATCTCAGCTATGGCCTCTTGGAATCTTTTGGAATTTTCTTTACAATAAGCTAGAAAATATATGAAAGAAAGTCCTCTGATAAAAACCTTAGTATATTTACAATTTTACATGGGATTTGAAGGTAAGGTTAGGTTTTCGATCAACTAAAAGAAGTACAAACCTTTGTTTTTTCTCCCTCCTGAAAGAACAAGAAGGCTATATTTCTGTGCTAGTGGGGTTAAGTGGTCTGTTAGgtatctaattttcgaattcaGGTGATGTATGTGGgagcatgaaatatatgtcctCTCATGTCGCTAGTAAAACTCGGAAATCATGTTTATCTTCAATGTGCTGCTAATTTATGAAATGGAAATTAATATGTTGAACTTCCTTTATAAGCTGTATAGCCTGATATATCAATGATGTACTGTGCAGGTTGCTTGCAGATCCTGCATTCATGTATAGGTTTCTATTAGAGGAAGCTGCTACAATAGGTTGCTCAGTGTGGTGGGAACTTAAAAATCGGAAGGATAGGTGTGTTTGTTATCTTAAAATGATTTGAAGGTTTATCTGTATTCTCATCAATGAATTGAAGTGATAAtggttaaatttaatttgactCTCTAGGATAAAGCAGGAGTGGGATCTTGCACTAATCAATGTGCTGACAGTAGCAGCATGCAATGCAGTAGTTGTTTGGTCGCTTGCTCCTTGTCGATCATATGGCAATACATTTAAATTTGATCTACAAAATACATTGCAGAAGCTTCCAAACAACATATTTGAAAAGAGCTATCCACTAAGGGAATTTGACTTGCAAAAGAGAATCCAATGCTTTTTGTTCAAGGCTGCTGAGTTGTGCATGGTTGGTTTAAGCACTGGTGCAGTACAGGGTGCCTTGTCTAACTCTCTGGCCCGGAAAAAGGAGGGAAGGTATGCAGGGTTGAAGCCCACCTTATTTTCATcagcttcagaaatgagttttaCTTGTAACTGATAAAATTATGAGTGTTAAATgctaattttatcttttgatgTGTTGTGCCTGAATGGCAGGTTATCTGTGACAGTCCCAAGTGTGAGCAGCAATGCACTTGGTTATGGTGCTTTTCTTGGAATCTATGCTAATCTGAGATATCAACTTCTATGTGGATTTGATAGAGCAATGGTTAGCCATTTTGATGTCATTGGAGTCGCACTGTTCTTCAGCACAGCCTTGAGGTGTGCTTTTCCCCCCATTGAGTTATTCATCTCCCCAATACCAGTTTACCATGTGGTCATTATGTACTTATTCATGAATATGGCCTTTCTCCTCTGAATTTTATGCAGGGTCATGAACGTTCAATTAGGAGAAACTTCCAGGCGAGCCTGGCTTGGAGTGGAGGCAGATCCGCTTGCTCACTCGGATGAACTTTTGAAGAAAGTTTACAGCAGGCCTTCCGAAAATGTAGAAAAACAGTCCTCAAGATGGTTTATATCTAAGAATGCACTTGTTTCAGGCCTTGGACTACTGGGCATCAAACAAGAGAATGCAGGTTCTGTTGGTGATGGACAATCGTCAGCCCCTAAAGCTCGAAGAAAAAGGATTGTACGGAAGAAGGTTGCTGCAGGAACAGCTTAGTTTCTTCAAATGTAAACGTAGGCATTATCCAATTTTGCTGTTTGTCATTGTTAGCTACTGCTCGGGTGTCCCTGCGGTTTCAGGCTCTGCATACTCTGGAACCTGGAGGGGTTTGAGTGTGACTAGTGGCCCCAAATTTTTCATCACGCTAAAGCTTGAGGGGGTTTtattgttttcaaatttttttcccgGATTTTTATATCCATATTGTGTTTCCTATCCGAAACTTGTAGTAATATTTtgaatctcaaataaagtagaGCTAGTTCTTTTCCCCTTTGATCGAAACACTTCCGTTCAATCGTTCAACCATACAACAATTGATATTTCATATTTCAAGAGTAGAGCTCTTATGTTTCAGTAAACAAGTGTCAAGTAATACCAGCTTAGATAAATAAATGCATAGAAATGTCGGTGATAAAACATAGCTGAGCATATAAAGTTCCGtcgttctttttttattattgttgtttttttcctttttatcatCATTCCTAAGTCCAATTTGAATATTAGATGGTGCAGGTAAAGTGTAATGAAAATTGGTAAATTCGAAGTGTAATTACACAAGGGAATGAAAAGCGTGTGCAGCAGTGGCAGGTAGGTGAGAATTTATATTTGTATCAATTTTACGTTTAtgagtaaatatatattttttatgatatgaattttttttattctttttctactttttattcattaattgtaatataaaaacaattataatgcataaaatatgtacaaaagatGAGAAGAATATGTACATAACATTCCTCTCGCTTGAAGTATAGTTGGGGCggttttacaattaaaaaaaagatctaTTAAGTAGCAACAGCCAAGTGAATTAATAACGCAATCCATCACATCCTCCAAAACCCCACTTATCCAAAACCACACATTGCGAACCAGTTGAAGGGAAGGTGAGGCATCTCAATCGGTATTCATGGGTATGAATATGACGGCGAACTTCATGATCTCCGGCCTACAATACTGGCTAGTTAACCACCCAACCATCCTCAACTTCCAATGGGACCCACCTCAAACCCCGTTCTCCTCCACCATGTTCCTGTCGGCGGCAGTTCTATCCTACCTATCCCTGATCCTCATCCTCTCCGTCCTCCCTCTTCCGCCACTCTCCCCGAATCTCTTAAAGCCACTCACGGCACTCCACAATCTCAGCCTCCTCATCCTCTCCCTCGCCATGTCCCTTGGCTGCGCCCTCACCACACTCTCCCACACCCCTCACCTCAACTGGGCCATCTGCTTCCCTCCAAACACCAGGCCCAATGGGCCTCTCTTCTTTTGGGCCTACGTCTTCTACCTCTCCAAGATCCTCGAGTTCCTGGACACGCTCTTCATCGTTCTCTCCCGCTCCTTCGCGCGCCTCACGTTCCTCCACGTGTACCACCACGCCACCGTGCTCGTCATGTGCTACCTCTGGCTCCAAACTTCGCAGTCTCTGTTCCCGGTGGCGCTCGTGACCAACGCCTCCGTGCACGTGCTCATGTACGGCTACTACTTCCTCAGCGGGCTAGGGATCCGACCGCGGTGGAAGCGCGCCGTGACGGATTGCCAGATCGTGCAGTTCGTGTTCAGCTTCGCCGTCTCAGGTTTGATGCTGTACCAGCACTTCTACGGGTCCGGTTGCTCCGGGATCTGGGGTTGGTGCTTCAATGCGGTTTTCAATGCTTCTCTTTTAGCCCTGTTCGTTGACTTTCATCTCAAGAGTTATGctaagaacaagaacaagaagattAAACACTCATAATCACTTACCAATTTGAGTTGATTTAGTGATTCGCTAATTAGTTCGATTAAACCGTATCAGAAATTCGAATCTTACTTTATGTATGCATCAaattcttgaagttttgatgcGCGAGGCATTAGCCATTCACCAGTTGACACTAAAAAGAACACTcataataactattttttcatttccattttcattcTTGAAACaacattgtttattttttgtggtGATTGTTGATCACAAATTAATCCTATCAATAAGACTAGTCATTAATTAATACATATTTCTAATGCTCAAATTTTGAATTGTTGTACATCCCTTTCATATACAGAATGAAAGCCGCACCTACCTTCTGCATGGCAAGCAAATAAGCATGAAACTAACTTAAATGTAACGAGTGGTTGGCTTATGGGTAAATAACTTAGATATATCTACCCTATACCCgcttataaataataaaaataattcc harbors:
- the LOC107468789 gene encoding elongation of fatty acids protein 3-like encodes the protein MGMNMTANFMISGLQYWLVNHPTILNFQWDPPQTPFSSTMFLSAAVLSYLSLILILSVLPLPPLSPNLLKPLTALHNLSLLILSLAMSLGCALTTLSHTPHLNWAICFPPNTRPNGPLFFWAYVFYLSKILEFLDTLFIVLSRSFARLTFLHVYHHATVLVMCYLWLQTSQSLFPVALVTNASVHVLMYGYYFLSGLGIRPRWKRAVTDCQIVQFVFSFAVSGLMLYQHFYGSGCSGIWGWCFNAVFNASLLALFVDFHLKSYAKNKNKKIKHS
- the LOC107468807 gene encoding protein RETICULATA-RELATED 1, chloroplastic translates to MSHAVFHTAQIMPMNSHVNANTLSSKPSLPPLPFIHHRRRRFLPIRASASPAEVDSDSVSMLERCFAAPAASNSSSPSSSASLGPVMKGQYGSLGAVTLEKSKLDTTQKQTKSSPELDVGGGSGGIGKKINHGGGDGGDDDGDDDDYFDDFDDGDEGDEGGLFRRRILLEELFDRKFVDAVLNEWQKTIMDLPAGFRQAYELGLVSSAQMVKFLAINARPTTSRFISRALPQGISRAFIGRLLADPAFMYRFLLEEAATIGCSVWWELKNRKDRIKQEWDLALINVLTVAACNAVVVWSLAPCRSYGNTFKFDLQNTLQKLPNNIFEKSYPLREFDLQKRIQCFLFKAAELCMVGLSTGAVQGALSNSLARKKEGRLSVTVPSVSSNALGYGAFLGIYANLRYQLLCGFDRAMVSHFDVIGVALFFSTALRVMNVQLGETSRRAWLGVEADPLAHSDELLKKVYSRPSENVEKQSSRWFISKNALVSGLGLLGIKQENAGSVGDGQSSAPKARRKRIVRKKVAAGTA
- the LOC107468794 gene encoding E3 ubiquitin-protein ligase RING1, whose product is MSLTGRPRVIVNGVRRTRSFHCFWCLNCQRTVRIPATYPNGSLCPYCFNRLRYELDITRPTRFLFTNNNNLEPSPASQLLNGLALILHPPQHNHNRWEGEEEQTLENQQDPRAWITLRFVRPNNNGPQRLMPPPLQPQPQANNNSDPIDQFIQNLVENNNNRPGPPPASSSAIAALPVVRLAREQLASDPNCAICKDEFEVDGEVRELPCKHFYHCDCILPWLRIHNTCPVCRYELPPVAASENQNNNHNHNINNNEQQSFISFNWILRQIASISSPLRAILDYWTHRHYSNHQDNNAPAHDDGGTISSWWRELFIL